GCTTTTACAAAGTTTGATTCTGTTGGATTTTTTGCAAGTTCTAGATACACTGCTGCAATTGCATCATTTTTGTGTTTTAGCATCATATCACGGCGCCATAGTTCATAGATCTCCGCCGAATTTGTTGAAATCGAGTCAACCATAACTGCATAACTTTGAGAATGAAGAGCTTCTTCAAAAGATTGACGCACTAAAATAAGGTTGATCTCCGGAGATGTTACATATGGATTGATATTATCGATAAGATTGTTTGTTTGCAGAGAATCCATAAAAATAAGTTGTGAAAGTGCTTTATCGTACGCTGTTTTTTCAGCTGTTGTTAGATTTTTATAATCATTTACATCTTTAGTCATATCAACTTCTTTTGGAAACCATGTGTTATTTAACATAACCTCCCAAAGGTTATATGCCCATTGATATTTGATGTTGTTTAATTCAAAAATCCCTGTCGGATTTCCACCAAATATTCTTCTATCGTTAACATTTTCTTTTGTATCTGGATTATATATTTTTTTTCTATCCATAATTATGCACTCCAACTTTTAATGTATAAAATTATAGCTTTGTAAGTTTAAAATGAAGCTTTTAAAAAAAGAAAAAATTTTGTAGATTTATAAGAGGAGATTATCTCGAAATATCAAAAGCAATATTTCGAGATAAAAGAGGAATTATATTTAGATAAAGTTTATTTCTCTACTTTATTTATTTTTTCCTCATCATATCTATAG
This window of the Sulfurimonas sp. C5 genome carries:
- a CDS encoding ribonucleotide-diphosphate reductase subunit beta, whose product is MDRKKIYNPDTKENVNDRRIFGGNPTGIFELNNIKYQWAYNLWEVMLNNTWFPKEVDMTKDVNDYKNLTTAEKTAYDKALSQLIFMDSLQTNNLIDNINPYVTSPEINLILVRQSFEEALHSQSYAVMVDSISTNSAEIYELWRRDMMLKHKNDAIAAVYLELAKNPTESNFVKACFANQILEGIYFYSGFTYIYTLARSGKMLGSAQMIRFIQRDEVTHLALFKNLINTLRKERPDLFTETLKAEVIEMFKQAVELEVEWGKYITQGQILGLTDAIVEQYIKFLADDRLVSVGFEKLYNVENPIKWVDDFSRFNDQKTNFFEGNVTNYSKGSLTFDDDF